A stretch of the bacterium genome encodes the following:
- a CDS encoding two-component regulator propeller domain-containing protein, with protein MRRFLVAVLLAGILGLPSCSPAMKLETFTNINVITKAILVDGPFVWAGTDGGLVRWCMPNGSSDRFTTSEGLASNHVFSLALDLSGGVWVGTFGGASRNYRETWSSFDGNSRLISPRVEAVFTSSDGRVWFGTAGGVTVFDWESFESYTVQDGLADSWVKDITECAGILYFATTNGVSVYDGSSWQRMSTDDGLPSNDISCLTATANRLFIGTHGSGVCLFDGNVLQPFTSDDGIQGSVIADLYADPRGYVWAATELGASVWTDPGWLSFNYLDGLPDDQLLSIAADADGNVYIGTAANGLWCWYQDNAFFLTSPEGLLDNQVHCVTPTSDGSIWFGCEEGLSVLQTDGLWQSYRDVAGRTLGKVNAIVEAPGSQVWLGTDLAGLAHFDAGHWSSLNSDDGLCSNTVHSLAILGDVLLAGTAEGLSAYDGARFYSLTADDGLPFASIDVLAIDPEGRVLMGNNSTEGGLVILQGSQLTHYTVDDGLPSNGIYSINADRQSVVWIGTNLGAVRWDAEGITTFGRAEGLVNFVVTAITYDPSGDVWLATAGGVSHYDGQCFENFTQAEGIADNRVQDITLGNHGDLWLATLGGATEIQFVSAAEPQIDVSVSKPSYRPGETVSCVVSLSNPGQTRPLDIYIGLITPNGALYSFTAEGRWLKDDVKPWAQGITIPSGANMVMDPLVSIHLPSYYPLIVEPGSYAFAGAISDASTSKFIGAAAVATFQVTE; from the coding sequence ATGAGAAGATTTCTTGTTGCGGTCTTGTTGGCGGGCATTTTAGGACTGCCTTCGTGCTCGCCGGCGATGAAACTAGAGACGTTCACGAACATCAATGTCATCACGAAAGCGATACTTGTTGACGGCCCGTTCGTCTGGGCAGGGACGGACGGCGGCCTAGTCCGGTGGTGCATGCCAAATGGCTCAAGCGACAGATTCACGACGTCAGAAGGCCTCGCTAGCAATCACGTTTTCTCTCTTGCCCTCGACCTATCGGGTGGCGTATGGGTCGGCACTTTTGGAGGTGCAAGCAGAAATTACAGAGAGACTTGGTCTAGCTTCGACGGTAATTCGCGCCTCATTAGCCCTAGGGTCGAGGCGGTATTTACATCTAGCGATGGGAGAGTCTGGTTCGGCACGGCCGGCGGCGTTACCGTCTTCGACTGGGAGAGCTTCGAGAGCTACACCGTCCAGGATGGCCTCGCCGACAGCTGGGTGAAGGATATTACGGAATGCGCCGGTATCCTTTATTTCGCGACCACAAACGGAGTATCAGTCTATGACGGCTCGTCTTGGCAAAGAATGAGCACTGACGACGGCCTTCCCAGCAATGACATCAGCTGCTTGACAGCCACTGCCAACCGCCTTTTCATCGGCACCCACGGCTCCGGCGTCTGCCTCTTCGATGGGAACGTGCTGCAGCCCTTCACATCGGATGATGGCATCCAGGGTTCGGTCATCGCTGATCTTTATGCCGACCCGAGGGGCTATGTATGGGCGGCAACCGAGCTTGGTGCCTCCGTCTGGACAGATCCTGGTTGGCTCTCTTTCAACTATCTAGACGGCCTACCCGACGATCAGCTCCTGTCGATCGCGGCCGATGCGGATGGGAACGTTTACATCGGAACGGCAGCAAACGGGCTTTGGTGCTGGTATCAGGACAATGCCTTCTTTCTCACTTCTCCTGAGGGCCTGCTGGACAATCAGGTCCACTGCGTAACTCCTACCTCTGATGGCAGCATCTGGTTCGGCTGTGAGGAAGGGCTCTCAGTCCTCCAAACGGACGGGCTTTGGCAGTCATATCGCGATGTTGCAGGCAGGACACTTGGGAAGGTCAACGCGATCGTTGAGGCCCCGGGCAGCCAAGTCTGGCTGGGCACCGACCTGGCGGGGCTTGCCCACTTTGACGCTGGTCACTGGTCTTCGCTCAACTCTGACGATGGTCTTTGCAGCAACACTGTGCATTCGCTCGCCATCCTTGGGGACGTACTGTTGGCTGGGACCGCCGAAGGCCTGTCTGCTTATGACGGAGCGAGATTCTACTCCCTGACCGCTGATGATGGCTTGCCGTTTGCGTCAATCGACGTGCTCGCTATCGATCCTGAGGGAAGGGTCCTGATGGGAAACAACTCCACCGAAGGAGGCCTCGTCATCCTGCAAGGCTCACAATTGACACATTACACGGTCGATGACGGCCTACCTTCCAACGGCATTTATTCAATAAATGCCGACCGACAGAGCGTTGTCTGGATCGGCACCAACCTAGGAGCAGTTCGCTGGGACGCTGAGGGAATCACCACGTTCGGCAGGGCGGAAGGGCTTGTCAACTTCGTAGTAACAGCAATCACCTATGACCCTTCTGGAGACGTTTGGCTCGCAACCGCAGGTGGCGTCTCACACTACGATGGCCAGTGTTTCGAGAACTTCACACAGGCCGAAGGCATAGCGGACAATCGTGTCCAGGACATCACCCTGGGCAACCATGGAGACCTATGGCTTGCGACGCTTGGTGGCGCAACAGAAATACAGTTCGTGTCCGCAGCAGAGCCGCAGATCGATGTCTCTGTCTCAAAACCCAGCTACAGGCCAGGGGAAACTGTCTCGTGTGTCGTCTCGCTGTCAAACCCCGGCCAGACAAGACCCCTGGACATTTACATTGGCCTCATAACCCCAAACGGCGCCTTATACTCCTTCACAGCCGAGGGTCGATGGCTCAAGGACGATGTGAAGCCCTGGGCGCAAGGCATCACAATCCCCTCGGGCGCCAATATGGTCATGGACCCACTGGTATCGATTCATCTGCCGTCATATTATCCCTTGATCGTCGAACCCGGCAGCTACGCGTTCGCGGGCGCGATTTCAGATGCCTCGACCTCGAAATTCATCGGAGCAGCAGCTGTCGCGACCTTCCAGGTTACTGAGTGA
- a CDS encoding HAD family hydrolase has product MSHDRIDSIVFDMDGTVVLARDIAIQSVHQGTREMFLELGIDAELPTRERILDSIGKPSPEYFASLFPDLEPSVRSRIQQRIYQLEAKLLAEGAGSFAPGAPGALVKLRRMGLKLGLASNCGMGFLKGNIDAFGLDKYFDMVLCSGMRGYPPKAALLKEILAEFGSKRAMMVGDRCYDIEAAIECKMIPVGVHYGYGAPGELQGAELLIQDLNELPNMLDGSKSKSQLTGDPNAS; this is encoded by the coding sequence ATGTCCCATGACCGAATCGACAGCATCGTTTTCGACATGGACGGGACGGTTGTGCTGGCCCGGGACATCGCCATCCAATCTGTGCACCAGGGCACAAGAGAGATGTTTCTAGAGCTCGGCATCGACGCTGAGCTCCCTACCAGAGAGAGAATCCTCGACAGCATAGGGAAGCCATCGCCTGAGTACTTCGCCTCGCTATTCCCCGATCTTGAGCCCTCCGTCAGAAGCAGAATCCAGCAGCGAATATATCAACTTGAGGCGAAGCTCCTCGCCGAAGGGGCTGGGTCCTTCGCGCCCGGCGCGCCCGGCGCGCTTGTCAAGCTGCGTCGGATGGGCCTCAAACTTGGCCTCGCCAGCAACTGCGGCATGGGGTTCCTCAAAGGCAACATCGACGCGTTCGGGCTCGACAAATACTTCGACATGGTCCTATGTAGCGGCATGCGTGGCTATCCGCCTAAGGCGGCTCTGCTGAAGGAGATACTCGCGGAGTTTGGCTCCAAAAGGGCAATGATGGTCGGCGATAGGTGTTACGATATCGAGGCCGCAATTGAGTGCAAGATGATCCCGGTGGGCGTCCATTACGGCTACGGCGCTCCGGGTGAGCTTCAAGGAGCAGAACTTCTCATACAAGACCTCAACGAGCTGCCCAATATGCTTGACGGCTCCAAGTCTAAAAGCCAACTCACCGGAGACCCCAATGCGAGTTGA
- a CDS encoding PQQ-binding-like beta-propeller repeat protein: protein MFRSSRIALLLLAIGFVVILVALYPEWQKLTVPSGPTGSAQSFSLKPPKLTTQEGGPTSPGAHRPLELVWSFQTQHKWQYRDPFLKKAVDQSGGAICSGIVVAHDRIYFGSEGGFVYCLSLDGRPVWSFETFGAKVGEPVAAQDRLFCGSEDNYLYALAPEIGEQLYRFNAKSEVLTTPLVVGDRLVVAARMGRIFALGPAFGKELWVYRHDHLFKSSPASDGKTVFIGSDSEELLALNLLSGELEWSFDTKSAVRSTPVVCAGRIIVACWDGRLLSISASTHQLLFETQLRGFVKSTPQLGTGRIYASTLDGLVYALSATDGSILWSVKCGDVVEASPLLSSDEKMLYVGNWDGMFYVLDADTGQILASRDLGWMVSRRSALTPDGRVLVGTKSGFIYCLWP from the coding sequence ATGTTTCGCAGCTCGAGAATCGCGCTTCTTCTGCTGGCCATCGGCTTCGTCGTCATCCTTGTAGCTCTCTATCCGGAGTGGCAGAAGCTCACAGTCCCAAGTGGGCCCACGGGGTCGGCCCAATCGTTTTCGCTCAAGCCGCCCAAACTGACTACCCAGGAGGGAGGGCCAACAAGCCCAGGCGCTCACCGGCCTCTTGAACTGGTCTGGTCATTCCAAACGCAGCACAAGTGGCAGTATCGCGACCCGTTTCTCAAGAAAGCTGTTGACCAGAGCGGCGGGGCGATCTGCTCCGGCATAGTCGTGGCTCACGACAGGATCTATTTCGGGAGCGAGGGTGGCTTCGTTTACTGCCTCTCGCTGGACGGGAGGCCAGTATGGAGTTTCGAGACGTTTGGCGCCAAGGTAGGCGAGCCTGTCGCCGCCCAGGATCGGCTCTTCTGTGGCTCTGAGGACAACTACCTTTACGCCCTTGCCCCAGAGATTGGAGAACAGCTCTATCGTTTCAACGCGAAGTCGGAGGTCCTGACGACGCCGCTTGTCGTCGGCGATCGCCTCGTAGTTGCTGCGCGGATGGGACGCATCTTCGCCCTCGGGCCCGCATTCGGGAAGGAGCTCTGGGTCTATCGGCATGACCACTTGTTCAAGTCATCTCCCGCAAGCGACGGCAAGACCGTGTTCATTGGCTCCGATTCCGAAGAGCTGCTGGCGCTAAACCTTCTGTCCGGCGAGCTTGAGTGGTCTTTTGACACCAAGAGCGCCGTGCGTTCCACTCCGGTCGTCTGTGCAGGTCGCATAATTGTGGCGTGCTGGGACGGACGTCTCCTCTCGATCTCGGCCTCGACGCATCAGCTGCTGTTTGAGACGCAGCTTCGAGGCTTTGTCAAATCCACGCCTCAGCTGGGCACGGGACGCATCTATGCCTCAACGCTTGACGGTCTTGTGTATGCGCTCTCGGCCACAGACGGGAGTATTCTCTGGTCGGTTAAGTGTGGTGATGTGGTCGAGGCCTCGCCTCTGTTGTCTTCAGACGAGAAGATGCTTTACGTTGGCAACTGGGACGGCATGTTCTACGTTCTGGACGCTGACACCGGACAGATTTTGGCATCGAGAGACCTGGGCTGGATGGTGTCCCGACGGTCAGCGCTAACGCCCGATGGGAGGGTCTTGGTCGGGACCAAATCGGGCTTCATTTACTGTCTTTGGCCTTGA
- a CDS encoding MBL fold metallo-hydrolase yields the protein MRVERLTVGPLDVNCYILWDDTSHEAIIIDPGAEPDRILDTIRSIGLTVKMIVNTHGHVDHTGANKEIKEALGCPILMHQDDLYLLNDECGIPIAELIGASTSPPPDRTLVDGEKLRLGKTNIEIIHTPGHTPGSVCLLADGTLFTGDTLFVSALGRTDLPGGSQSQLLESIRQRLLILPDDTIVLPGHAYGPPQSTIEQERQTNPFLA from the coding sequence ATGCGAGTTGAACGTCTTACGGTGGGACCCCTCGACGTCAACTGCTATATCTTATGGGACGACACCTCGCATGAGGCGATAATCATCGACCCCGGAGCGGAGCCCGACCGCATACTCGACACCATCAGGAGCATCGGGCTTACCGTCAAGATGATCGTCAACACTCACGGCCATGTTGACCACACAGGCGCAAACAAGGAGATCAAAGAAGCGCTCGGCTGTCCCATATTGATGCATCAAGACGACCTTTATCTCCTGAACGACGAATGTGGCATTCCAATTGCGGAGCTGATCGGCGCCTCGACCTCGCCGCCCCCCGATCGAACGCTTGTAGATGGCGAGAAGCTCAGATTGGGCAAGACCAATATCGAGATCATTCACACACCCGGCCACACGCCGGGCAGTGTGTGCCTTCTTGCAGACGGAACTCTCTTTACAGGGGACACGCTCTTTGTCTCCGCCCTCGGCCGAACCGACCTTCCAGGCGGTTCACAGAGCCAGCTTCTGGAGTCGATCAGACAGCGCCTTCTGATCCTTCCCGACGACACAATTGTCCTCCCAGGCCACGCCTACGGCCCCCCACAATCGACTATCGAGCAAGAGCGCCAAACAAATCCCTTCTTAGCGTAG